From Brassica rapa cultivar Chiifu-401-42 chromosome A06, CAAS_Brap_v3.01, whole genome shotgun sequence:
TGCCATAAAGACCAAGGTGAGGATAaggtaaaaaaaacattgtctATGTCACAGAATCTTTACCTTGACTGTCTGAATGAGTTCGATGAAACTTAcagatttatttgttattttatttttggttcatGTCTGCAACAGACTGCTTATATAGATGTTTGTGATGACACAAGCTACGCTTTCCGCGCAAAATCTCTTCAGGCAGAGGCCCTTGCTGCCAATGTCCCGGCGATTACAACAGCTGGAATATATCCAGGAGTTAGCAATGGTGGCTATATCTCCCTCTTGCTTTTATATTTGAGTTACAGTTTCATTGATGCAAAGCTTGTTTAATTTCCTTAATAGTGATGGCGGCAGAAATGGTCGCTGCAGCAAGAAGTGAAGACAAAGGGAAGCCAGAGAAATTGAGGTAACACAAGTAACTTCCTCAGATGTTTATtattgcaaaaaaaatatttttgttttagtaGAATCTTACTTCTTCTACTTGTCCCATCCATGATGCAATGTCAGATTCTCCTATTATACAGCAGGAACTGGTGGTGCAGGTCCTACAATATTAGCAACGAGTTTTCTACTTCTTGGTGAGGAAGTTACAGCATATAAACAAGGCAAGTGTTTATAGAACTTTAGTGAAATCATATCTCTCTATTCTACTGTGAATCTTATATTGTGGGGACTTTGATCAGGAGAGAAGGTGAAACTAAAACCCTACAGTGGAATGATAAACGTTGATTTTGGAAAAGGCATACGCAAAAGAGATGTTTACCTTTTGTAAGTCCCTCCCTCCTCCATATCAAAAAGCTCCATTCCATTGTCATCTTTTGCTTAGAACAGTGGCTGTTTTTGGTTAGGAACTTGCCAGAAGTAAGATCAACTCATGAAGTTCTAGGAGTGCCAACTGTCAGTGCTCGATTCGGCACCTCTCCTTTCTTCTGGAACTGGGGAATGGAGATCATGACAAAGCTCTTACCACAGGTATCCCTTTCTTGAATCAATAGTTTCATATcatatcttttatcttttatcttttatgTAATGAAATTGCTATGCTTGGTTTAGGAGGTCCTTAGAGACAGAACCAAAGTCCAACAAATGGTGGACCTGTTCGACCCTGTCGTTAGAGCCACGGATAGCTTTTCTGGAGAGCGTGTCTCCATGAGGGTAGGGGGGCAAAAACTATTTACAGTAAGTTTATTTTGGGTTTGTCACTCGTTGTTTCTCATCTTAACCTCGTTGGGAAGGTTGATTTGGAGTGCTCGGATGGACGAGTCGCAGTTGGGTTG
This genomic window contains:
- the LOC103871347 gene encoding uncharacterized protein LOC103871347 yields the protein MMARVLPLHHPYRATTVRASSSNETKYDGVAPEVKLADPTRNYRVLVLGGTGRVGGSTAVALSKLCPKLKIVVAGRNREKGEAMVAKLGENSEFCKVDINDANMLQTSLKDVDLVVHAAGPFQQAPKCTVLEAAIKTKTAYIDVCDDTSYAFRAKSLQAEALAANVPAITTAGIYPGVSNVMAAEMVAAARSEDKGKPEKLRFSYYTAGTGGAGPTILATSFLLLGEEVTAYKQGEKVKLKPYSGMINVDFGKGIRKRDVYLLNLPEVRSTHEVLGVPTVSARFGTSPFFWNWGMEIMTKLLPQEVLRDRTKVQQMVDLFDPVVRATDSFSGERVSMRVDLECSDGRVAVGLYSHKKLSVAVGVSTAAFVVAMLEGSTQPGVWFPEEPQGIAVEAREALLRRASQGTFNFILNKPPWMVETVPKEVILGIYV